The genomic stretch atatatacagtacGATCTATATAATCCAGATACAAATATTCCTTTAATTATGATAatgaaaagtaaataaattattttattctttcggcacttttaaacttttttttagtaaattacgactgtatttttcttaataataataaataaaatatcaaatttttatttttaatatatttacatagTTAATTTGCCGGTTTAACGGAGCAGTAGACACGTCTTAAAATGATTGGGTTGTTTTAACAAAATACGAGGGAGTGTCCGATATTTCGTCGGAATTTTATAATTAGCATTtagtatatattttgaaaagaaaaattatttttaacaatgttTTGTAAATATCAATGTGTATTTTATCTTAAAACCTCGTTTTTTTTAGACCTCCTACTATTTCGTCGCGTATACAATCAATCaggtatttgtttttatttttattatttcatttatttgttattgtaattatttttatttgtttatcgaACAAATATTAAAGGATACCGCAGATTTCAACAATATCAAAAACGAGGTAAGTTAACTAAACTagattttgttattataaataaaatattttgaaggtATTCCTTATATAATCTTAATATCGAATCGATGTAAAAATTACAATTGAGAAACtagttttgttaataacaaCCGCCAACCTAGACCTTCGGTAACAAGAAAGGAAAGTTGTTTGATTTTGCAAATCCATTCAGTTCTTGGATATAAAAATCGCCGAAAATATTTGTATCAGTATCAGTTGATTACAATCCTCACCAACAACGATAACATGGCATTCAAAGTAAGtattttcgataatattattaaacaaacttttataataacttatttttctttatgtttattaaaaagtgattaAAATCTCATTGTTTAGGTAATAATTTTCGCTGCCTTTTTGGCCTTCGCCAACGCCGGATATATCGGAGAAGCACCAGTAGCTACTTACTCCCCAGTAGTTTCAAGCTACGCCGCAGCTCCAGTTTTAACCGCACCCGGTGCCGTATCAAAATCCTACGTACAAACCTACACCAGCCATCCGACACCAGTAGTCAAAGCACCCATCGTATCCACTTATTCCGCTCCTTTGGCACTCCCAAATCCAGTCGTATCCGCTTACTCCGCACCACTCGTTTCCAAACAAATTGCTCCAGTTACTTACGCAGCACCAGGTGCAGTTACTTACGCGGCACCAGGTCCAGTTACTTACGCGGCACCAGGTCCAGTTACTTACGCGGCACCAGGTCCAGTTTTATCCGCTTATTCAGCTCATCCGGCAGTTTATTCTAGCTACTCCGCACCGATCGTAGCTAAACAATATGCACCTGTTTCGTACGCAGCACCGGCTCCAGTATTGTCGGCGTATTCTGCACCGTTTGCAGCTAAATCCGTAGCTCCTCTCGCTTACGCCGCCCACGCTCCAGTTATTTCTTCATACTCTGCAGGTCCGGCTTTACAccatttgtaaataataattacataatgttgatgtgatttatttattgaaaaataatagtgtaaatttttaaaaatatattggataaCAGtataaatcttcttcttttatttcgaaattgcCTTTGATTGTTTATTATCCAGCacaaaaaaactcgaaaacaaaatgaaaattaaattcgtTACGGTCCATTTATTTCTCAATACTCTGTAGGTCAGGCTTTACACCacttgtaaataataattacataatgttgatgtgatttatttattgaaaaataatagtttaaattttggacttgagaaagctgtgtgcaagatgCATGCCAcgatggaacaaaaacagcgtcatgaagatgtttccatcgagtgtttggcgaTGTTTTggactaacctaacctaaccatggatgaaacgagGGTTCATCACTTCACGCTCGAAACAAAAGATCAATTAAAACAATGTACTGAAGAGGTAGAACCGGTtctaaagaaggcaaagatcgttccatttGCAGGAAAGGTTTATTAGAATACGCGTGGGATAATTatcattgattattttgaaaaataaaaaaaatatcaacggcGGAATATTATGCAACGTTTGAGctaagaaaacaagaaaaaacggCCGTAattggttgaaaaaaaattgttgttttatcaagaggaaaatttttacgtttttgtttgttgttttagGTACTTttttggaaccatcctcgtatatatttcattcttaatatttgattttgtagCCTGTTGATATTTATAACtcgaaaacgaaaaatttatatcattttaatttaaaatagagGCTTAAAGTATTCAtcgctatttttttttaacaaatttcttatatgttaattttagtattttttgttcaataatcgaaaatataacattaaatattcaaattttgttttttttgtgtgtGTTTTAAAACCTAAACCACAGTACACACAACACGTAACGGCAGttctacaatttttcttttcaaataggTAAACGTGgaaaagataaacaaaatacaatttatactgttattcaatatatatttaaaaatttaaactattatttttcaataaataaatcacatcaacattatgtaattattatttacaaatggTGTAAAGCCTGACCTGcagagaatgaaaaaataactggACCGTAacgattttaattttcattttgttttcgagttttttgTGCTGGATAATAAACAATCAAAGgcaatttcgaaataaaagaagaagacttaTACTGTtatccaatatatttttcaaaatttaaactagtatttttcaataaataaatcacatcaacattatataattattatttacaagtGGTGTAAAGCCTGACCTGcagagaatgaaaaaataactggACCGTAacgattttaattttcattttgttttcgagttttttgTGCTGGATAATAAACAATCAAAGgcaatttcgaaataaaagaagaaaacttaTACTGTtatccaatatatttttcaaaatttaaactagtatttttcaataaataaatcacatcaacattatgtaattattatttacaagtGATGTAAAGCCGGACCTGCAGACTATTGAGAAGTAACTGGACCGTAacgaatttaattttcatttagttttcgagttttttgtGCTGGATAATAAACAATCAAAGgcaatttcgaaataaaagaagaagatttataCTGTtatccaatatatttttcaaaatttaaactattatttttcaataaataaatcacatcaacattatataattattatttacaagtGGTGTAAAGCCTGACCTGcagagaatgaaaaaataactggACCGTAacgattttaattttcattttgttttcgagttttttgTGCTGGATAATAAACAATCAAAGgcaatttcgaaataaaagaagaagatttataCTGTtatccaatatatttttcaaaatttaaactagtatttttcaataaataaatcacatcaacattatgtaattattatttacaagtGATGTAAAGCCGGACCTGCAGACTATTGAGAAGTAACTGGACCGTAacgaatttaattttcatttagttttcgagttttttgtGCTGGATAATAAACAATCAAAGgcaatttcgaaataaaagaagaagatttataCTGTtatccaatatatttttcaaaatttaaactattatttttcaataaataaatcacatcaacattatataattattatttacaagtGGTGTAAAGCCTGACCTGcagagaatgaaaaaataactggACCGTAacgattttaattttcattttgttttcgagttttttgTGCTGGATAATAAACAATCAAAGgcaatttcgaaataaaagaagaagacttaTACTGTtatccaatatatttttcaaaatttaaactagtatttttcaataaataaatcacatcaacattatgtaattattatttacaagtGATGTAAAGCCGGACCTGCAGACTATTGAGAAGTAACTGGACCGTAacgaatttaattttcatttagttttcgagttttttgtGCTGGATAATAAACAATCAAAGgcaatttcgaaataaaagaagaagatttataCTGttatccaatatatttttaaaaatttacactattatttttcaataaataaatcacatcaacattatgtaattattatttacaaatggTGTAAAGCCGGACCTGCAGAGTATGAAGAAATAACTGGAGCGTGGGCGGCGTAAGCGAGAGGAGCTACGGATTTAGCTGCAAACGGTGCAGAATACGCCGACAATACTGGAGCCGGTGCTGCGTACGAAACAGGTGCATATTGTTTAGCTACGATCGGTGCGGAGTAGCTAGAATAAACTGCCGGATGAGCTGAATAAGCGGATAAAACTGGACCTGGTGCTGCGTAAGTCACTGGACCTGGTGCCGCGTAAGTAACTGCACCTGGTGCTGCGTAAGTAACTGGAGCAATTTGTTTGGAAACGAGCGGTGCGGAGTAAGTGGATACGACTGGATTTGGGAGTGCCAAAGGAGCGGAATAAGTGGATAGGATGGGAGCTTTGACTACTGGTGTCGGATGGCTGGTGTAGGTTTGTACGTAGGATTTTGATACGGCACCGGGTGCGGTTAAAACTGGAGCTGCGGCGTAGCTTGAAACTACTGGGGAGTAAGCAGCTACTGGTGCTTCTCCGATGTATCCGGCGTTGGCGAAGGCCAAAAAGGCAGCGAAAATTATTACCTAAGaagaatttgtttaaatatatgttaagtataagttaatttttattagtgtatatcggactaaaaattattaagtattttatttagttggtatttattgaaatgatagttagataatttttattcaattaaataaaactcactaatttttagtcaaattaacaaaataaattttacgtaTAAATGTCTTACTTTGGATGCCATCTTGTTGTTATTGTTGAAGTTGTCAAAAAAACTGATACAAATTCAACGAATTCGTCGGTTTTTATAGTGAAGAATTATATCGATTCCTACACAACCGGTCTACTTTCGTTTTTTGTCCAAGGTCTGGGTTAACGATTCATTTAGGACAATGCAATCGAGTACTACTTGTTATTTCAACTGAACTTTAcgaaaaatcgataattttcgtaataaaaaactttatagattccgaaaaaaggaaattttattactatttaacCAATTAATTATATCAAACGACTAAAACCACTGAAGTTAtatcataatttttgattaaattcgTGTATGTGATGCTAAATGCATTTTACCCACAACACGGCAGAGATCGAAAATGGAAAAAGGTTAcactgaaattattaattacatttGACGACAAAAACACCAAATTTGCGGTTTAATTTGATCATAATAACAtttcagtaatattttttttgtttacgtaaaaaatttttataatttcagtaaaatgtCAGCAATCTCATCAAGGATATCAAAAACGaggtaattaattaatttcatttaatgcattttatgtgttttaataaattttatattacaattGGATCAAGGTTTgcaaaattgattaattataaaACAGATTCCTTTAATCTTTCATAAACTTCTTtcaattataatatgaaaatatatttttctcagtgtatgtACTCTGGGTTTTTATTAATGTAGGGGCCGTCGAAATTACGAATCCTTAAAATTGGTAGAACCAATACGTTGGAAAACAGGGTAAGAAACTACTTTACAACAAAAACCGAttgctaaaaatattattttttatatttgttttagatCTACAACTCCAAAAAGTTGGATATGACGATAATAAACAATCCCAACTGAATAATTACGTCACATCCCCCCACATTATGTAATACTCATAAATGGGCGGTTTCTAAAAAAAGAAGGCgttccgactaagtgaaacaaataatctatcgttctctctctctctctttcctCGGAGGTTCCAGCTCGATTCTGCGCGTACTTAaacatgcgcagtatagataaagaaaatgaatactgtCGAATGTCGTTTGTTCCCATAAGAACCGTCCATTTATGTACGTCACAaccataaagaaaaaacaataaaatatcgGTTAGCaggaacaaaaattaaacaatttacggatctgaatttgaaaataaaattaaaacttataaaaagCTATCagtgtttttatagtttttttcttcacgtagtaaatcaaaatatgttaGTTTGAAACAAATTGTTTGAAGTAGTACATTAACATTACGAAAGTAAAAAAGCTGATGTTCACTTTTTACATCTCGATAGTATCCCTGGATgggtaataaatttttcaatcccTCACTCCCATTTCCTTCGTCCTTAGAGAAATTTATCGCCCATATTTTAATCTATAGGTGTCAATATAAAAACGGAGAACAAAGGAATTAATATAAcattaattactttttaatggaaatatataGGACGTCGCaaatataaagatatatattgaattcaaaatttcgtataaATAGCGATAGAATGCGATCCTGAAACAGATTTTTCGATCGCATCTTACATTTAAAGAACTATTTTCACGTATTAATTATACGAGGATGCTCCCAAAAGTACCTGACATAACCTAGAAACGATCTATACGTTtagacgccatgttgtttaatatttgatggctattttgagaatCTCGACCTTTCTTATTATTATGATATTCTTCGGATTTAATTGTAccgtttttcaaataatataccttttttttctatgatatacaaataaaattaaagattttttgATCCCTCACTACCATTTCCTTCGTCCTTAGAGAAATTTATCGCCCATATTTTAATCTATTTGTGTCAATATAAAAACCTTACATTTAAATCACTAATTTCACGTATTAATTATACGAGGATGCTCCCAAAAGTACCTGACATAACCTAGAAACGATCTATACATTTAGACGCCATGTTGTTTGATAGATTTTTTGATCCCTCACTCCCATTTCCTTCGTCCTTAGAGAAATTTATCGCCCATATTTTAATCTAGATGTGTCGATATAAAAACCTTACATTCAAATCACTATTTTCACGTGTTTATTATACGAGGATGCTCCCAAAAGTACCTGACCTAACCTAGAAACGATCTATACATTTAGACGCCATGTTGTTTGATAtttgatgtcggcagttaaagGCTATTTTGAGAATCTCGACCTTTCTTATTATTATGATATTCTTCGGATTTAATTGTAccgtttttcaaataatataccttttttttctatgatatacAAATAGAATAAAGATTTTTTGATGCCTCACTCCCATTTCCTTCGTCCTTAGAGAAATTTATCGCCCATATTTTAATCTTTATTATACGAGGATGCTCCCAAAAgtacctgacctaacctaaaaaCGATCTATACATTTAGACGCCATGTTGtttgatatttgatttgatttttcaaatttttctatgaaaattgaatttaaatttgatttgtaGGTAAATTATTCATTCGATGAACGGTACTCGTATCATAAATATGTAACACGTTCTGTAGCAAACTTAGCAAACCCacaaatcatttaaattttctgtaaCAAGAACAATCGTGATATCTTGAATCACTTAAACTAATCTACAAACCTCGTTTGAcattttaacttaaaaaaaaacattcacaaAAGATATTGTGTAATAGTTATTACGAATGTTTGGATATTTATGTCTTCTGTTTAGGAAAACCAacgaaaattgaagaaaatgtatgttttatgaataaaaacttttcgtttggaaagaaaaacacaaaagtaATTGAGTGAGaatccaaaaaagaaaaataatctcaaatagaaaccatttgagcatttcttaaaaaaaatgaaagtagtTTTGAACTGATTTGATCGAAAATTTACAACATTTAAACCTTCTAACTAAATATGAAAGCGGTCTACTCCCAACACACAGTTTCTTGCATACTATAAAAACTACCGAATCCATCGAAAATGTATCAGTGTCTCAATACCtattaaacaataaacaaaatgtcTTCCATAGTAAGTAGTATTCAAATCGATAAAATTACgactaattaataaaaaaaaatatttcagattttaatcATCGCTGCTTTGATAGCCTTCGTTAACGCGGGCATCTACGGTGAATCTCCTCTTGCAGCTCTATCAACTGGTCCAGTGGTATCGGCATATTCCTCACCGTTAACATCGTATTCTGCTCCAGTTACAGCTTACTCCGCACCGATTTCCGCTTACTCGGCATATCCAACAACAATATCGACATATTCGGCACCAATTTCAACATATTCTGCTCCAATATCCAAATCGGTTGTCAGTACTTATACCACACATGCTGCTTCTGCTCCAATTGTAGCTAAGGCGATCGCGGGTCCGGTAGTTTCGAGTTATGCATCTCCGGTTGTAACTAGGAGTTATGGAGCTCCACTTGCTTCGGTTTATTCTGCTCAATCCACTCCAGTTTATGCTGCGCATGCTCCAATTTTCTCCGGTTATTCCACTCCGTGGTAATCTTTAAgtttaaatgtttatattgataataattatatttgattttaaatgattaaaatgtatttaaactaaaattaacGACATTTTTCTAACCCctctatacaaaaaattttcgaaaaataaatttattcgaCAACAGATTACGAATGACATGTACTCAATTcaactaattattttatactCCAAGCACTTTCTATATTGCTAATTTAAGAATTCAAATTAGTTAATAGCAAAAAGgacacaaaaataattatctgtATATCATATTGATATTTATACGATCCATATTCTTTTTAAACGCCTCGTAtaacaaaatatagaaatttggAATCAGTCATCTACTTACCCGAATAATTCAATATCCAATGTTCAACACACATTTAAAATCACattcatcaataaaaatttattattaatcgtTTCATTTCACATACTTTTCACAACACAAACTTCGTTTAcgtttaattaattaaagctTCTTGAAGAAACTAGGGACACTATAACAACTAGAAAATAGCATCTCCGACACAGCActtattgttttaataataatatataattgttttatattcattaaaacCGTTTCTccgtaatatttttttcgatataattttacttattatattACTTCACAATTTCACAAAAGCTTAATACTTCTCGTAAGAGTCTCTCTGAAGAAAAGAGAGgttatattgttaattttatgttaaaattagCTTCCATCATTCAAAACACTCAGAAATTCACGTTTATTATCATAATACggtatattataatatatttcgaatattttcttttcatttttggaagaaaattcactTTCGTATAATACAAAATCACACGCGACTGAaaatgaatacaataaaccaaaaaaaattggcGGGAATAGCACTTattgttttgataataatatataattgatttatattcattataacaTTAAAACCGTTCTTCCgtaatattttttcgatata from Diorhabda sublineata isolate icDioSubl1.1 chromosome 5, icDioSubl1.1, whole genome shotgun sequence encodes the following:
- the LOC130444395 gene encoding pupal cuticle protein G1A-like, with translation MAFKVIIFAAFLAFANAGYIGEAPVATYSPVVSSYAAAPVLTAPGAVSKSYVQTYTSHPTPVVKAPIVSTYSAPLALPNPVVSAYSAPLVSKQIAPVTYAAPVYSSYSAPIVAKQYAPVSYAAPAPVLSAYSAPFAAKSVAPLAYAAHAPVISSYSAGPALHHL
- the LOC130444393 gene encoding cuticle protein LPCP-23-like, encoding MASKVIIFAAFLAFANAGYIGEAPVAAYSPVVSSYAAAPVLTAPGAVSKSYVQTYTSHPTPVVKAPILSTYSAPLALPNPVVSTYSAPLVSKQIAPVTYAAPGAVTYAAPGPVTYAAPGPVLSAYSAHPAVYSSYSAPIVAKQYAPVSYAAPAPVLSAYSAPFAAKSVAPLAYAAHAPVISSYSAGPALHHL